One segment of Trichlorobacter ammonificans DNA contains the following:
- a CDS encoding CvpA family protein, producing the protein MNFLTIAMLAVLTLGGLRGLLRGLITEVASLTALLLGGWLAYRFHEPLAVPLTTLMPYHAARIVSFTGLLLAVGLGAHLVGSLLTGLVKLALLGWVNRLGGLALGVLEGALLLGMMLYAVVAVPLSFPLKEQIRQDRHAALLVRFGGMALDHAKTLRSAVP; encoded by the coding sequence ATGAATTTCCTGACCATCGCCATGCTTGCGGTACTGACCCTGGGGGGGCTGCGGGGATTGCTGCGGGGGCTGATCACCGAGGTGGCCTCGCTGACTGCCCTGCTGCTGGGGGGCTGGCTGGCCTACCGCTTCCACGAGCCCCTTGCCGTTCCCCTGACAACGCTGATGCCGTATCACGCGGCGCGGATCGTCTCCTTCACCGGTCTGCTGCTGGCGGTGGGGCTCGGCGCCCACTTGGTGGGCAGCCTGTTGACCGGATTGGTGAAGCTGGCACTGCTGGGCTGGGTAAACCGGCTCGGCGGCTTGGCCCTGGGCGTCCTGGAAGGGGCGCTGTTGTTGGGCATGATGCTCTATGCCGTGGTTGCCGTTCCCCTTTCCTTCCCGTTGAAGGAGCAGATCCGGCAGGACCGCCACGCGGCACTGCTGGTTCGGTTCGGCGGCATGGCGCTGGACCATGCCAAGACGCTGAGGTCGGCTGTACCATGA
- the rpsU gene encoding 30S ribosomal protein S21 yields the protein MPGVKIRENEPFDLALKKFKKQCEKAGILSEVRKREHYEKPSIKRKKKAIAARKRALKKQRKMMD from the coding sequence ATGCCAGGTGTAAAGATTCGGGAAAACGAACCATTTGACCTCGCCCTGAAGAAATTCAAGAAGCAGTGCGAAAAAGCGGGAATCCTCTCTGAAGTCCGCAAGCGGGAGCATTACGAGAAACCCAGCATCAAGCGGAAGAAGAAGGCCATTGCCGCACGCAAGCGTGCACTGAAGAAACAGCGTAAAATGATGGACTAG
- a CDS encoding phosphoribosyl-ATP diphosphatase, which produces MSDNRHMLDELYQVILSRKNASPDSSYTASLLQGGLDRILKKVGEEATEVVIAGKGGEQAQLTCEAADLCYHLLVLLAARDVPVEAVWDELRRRFGTSGIAEKASRKLPPA; this is translated from the coding sequence ATGAGCGACAACCGGCATATGCTCGATGAACTGTATCAGGTGATCCTCTCCCGGAAAAATGCTTCGCCGGACAGCTCCTACACCGCCTCCCTGCTGCAGGGGGGGCTGGACCGGATTCTGAAGAAGGTGGGGGAGGAGGCTACCGAGGTGGTCATCGCCGGCAAGGGGGGGGAGCAGGCCCAGTTGACCTGCGAGGCTGCGGACCTCTGCTATCACCTGTTGGTGCTGCTGGCGGCCCGTGACGTGCCGGTAGAAGCGGTATGGGATGAGTTGCGCCGCCGTTTCGGTACCTCGGGCATTGCGGAAAAGGCTTCACGGAAGCTGCCTCCCGCCTGA
- the hisF gene encoding imidazole glycerol phosphate synthase subunit HisF translates to MLTRRIIPCLDVTGGRVVKGVQFLDLRDAGDPVEIAEAYDRQGADELTFLDITASSDGRDTMVDVVRRTAERVFMPLTVGGGIRVVEDIRRMLNAGADKVSINTAAVHRPEFVRQAAERFGSQCTVVAIDARQVPGEQRWEVYTHGGRKPTGIDVVEWAARMESYGAGEILLTSMDRDGTKDGYDLAVTRAVVDAVRIPVIASGGVGTLEHLYDGFVTAGASACLAASIFHFRQHTVEEAKTYLQGRGVPVRVV, encoded by the coding sequence GTGCTGACCCGCCGCATCATTCCCTGTCTGGACGTTACCGGTGGCCGGGTGGTCAAGGGGGTGCAGTTCCTGGACCTGCGGGACGCCGGGGATCCGGTGGAGATCGCGGAGGCCTATGATCGTCAGGGGGCCGATGAGTTGACTTTCCTGGATATCACCGCCTCCAGCGATGGGCGCGATACCATGGTGGATGTGGTGCGCCGCACCGCCGAGCGGGTCTTTATGCCGCTCACCGTAGGGGGGGGGATTCGGGTGGTGGAGGATATCCGCCGGATGCTGAATGCCGGCGCCGACAAGGTATCCATCAACACCGCCGCGGTTCACCGTCCCGAGTTCGTACGGCAGGCGGCGGAGCGGTTCGGCTCCCAATGTACCGTGGTGGCCATTGATGCCCGCCAGGTGCCGGGGGAGCAGCGCTGGGAGGTCTACACCCACGGCGGCCGCAAGCCAACCGGCATTGACGTGGTGGAGTGGGCGGCGCGGATGGAGTCCTACGGAGCCGGCGAGATTCTGCTGACCAGCATGGATCGGGACGGCACCAAGGATGGGTACGACCTGGCCGTGACCCGGGCCGTGGTGGATGCGGTCCGGATTCCGGTGATCGCCTCCGGCGGGGTGGGCACCCTGGAGCACCTCTACGACGGCTTTGTCACCGCCGGGGCGTCGGCCTGTCTGGCAGCCTCCATTTTTCACTTCCGTCAGCATACCGTGGAAGAGGCGAAAACCTATCTGCAGGGACGGGGCGTCCCGGTCAGGGTGGTCTGA
- the hisA gene encoding 1-(5-phosphoribosyl)-5-[(5-phosphoribosylamino)methylideneamino]imidazole-4-carboxamide isomerase, which translates to MIVIPAIDLKEGKCVRLEQGEMDRDTVFSDNPAEQALKWQQAGAELLHLVDLDGAFAGEPKNKGAIEAILAAISIPAQLGGGIRDIATIEAYLSLGLSRVIIGTAAQRNPELVVEACRKFPGRIVVGIDAKNGMVAVQGWAEVTGITAVDLARKFEDCGVSAIIYTDISRDGMMAGPNIEATRALAEAIAIPVIASGGVSSLADIENLMAIEASGVSGTITGKAIYTGAIDLAEAIALTRRGRAC; encoded by the coding sequence ATGATCGTCATACCCGCCATTGATCTGAAGGAAGGAAAGTGTGTCCGTCTGGAGCAGGGAGAGATGGACCGCGACACCGTGTTTTCCGATAACCCGGCCGAGCAGGCGCTGAAATGGCAGCAGGCCGGGGCCGAACTGCTGCACCTGGTGGACCTGGACGGTGCCTTTGCCGGTGAGCCGAAGAACAAGGGGGCCATCGAGGCGATCCTGGCGGCGATCAGTATCCCGGCCCAGCTGGGTGGCGGCATCCGTGACATCGCCACCATCGAGGCGTACCTCTCCCTGGGGCTGTCCCGGGTGATCATCGGCACGGCTGCCCAACGCAATCCCGAGCTGGTGGTGGAGGCCTGCCGGAAATTCCCCGGTCGGATCGTGGTGGGGATCGATGCCAAGAACGGTATGGTGGCGGTGCAGGGGTGGGCGGAGGTGACCGGCATCACCGCCGTGGATCTGGCCCGGAAGTTTGAGGACTGCGGCGTGTCGGCCATCATCTACACCGACATCAGCCGGGACGGCATGATGGCCGGCCCCAACATCGAGGCCACCAGGGCTCTGGCCGAAGCGATCGCCATTCCGGTGATCGCCTCCGGCGGTGTCTCCTCCCTCGCCGATATCGAAAACCTGATGGCCATCGAGGCGAGCGGCGTCAGCGGCACCATTACCGGCAAGGCGATCTACACGGGCGCCATCGACCTTGCCGAAGCCATTGCCCTGACCAGGCGGGGCAGAGCGTGCTGA